From bacterium:
AGCTCAAGTATTATTGGCTTTAAGGGAGGGGGCTATGTCAGGAACGCGGTTTTAGAAGCTGGCAGAGAGGTTCCCCTACAAAGGGATGGCTATGCCTTGAGAGAAAGTGCTCCTCCTGAGCTCATGACATATTCAACATCCATGCTAGTCGATAAGTCAGCACTATGAGTCACTACGATTAAAGTCCCACCATATTCAGTCACGAGTTGTGAGAGGAGTTCGGTCACTGATTGAGAATTCTTGGGGTCAAGATTGCCCGTTGGTTCGTCAGCCAGCAGAAGTTGGGGTTTCGCTACAACTGCACGCGCAATAGCCACACGCTGCTGTTCGCCGCCTGAAAGTTCTGATGGACGGTG
This genomic window contains:
- a CDS encoding ATP-binding cassette domain-containing protein, whose amino-acid sequence is AKENVMMPLLIKGENERDAAETADSLLERVDVANRGEHRPSELSGGEQQRVAIARAVVAKPQLLLADEPTGNLDPKNSQSVTELLSQLVTEYGGTLIVVTHSADLSTSMDVEYVMSSGGALSLKA